The nucleotide sequence AGCCATTTGCATCGTCGGCACGGGGCGCCGGGCCAGCCATTGTCAAGTACACTGACCAGTTGGAGCCGCGAGATGGCATGGATGATGGAATGATACAGGCAGCAGAATATGGCTGACCCCACCTGTAATCGGGTTTTTAGCGGTCCAGCGAAAGCGCGCTGGGTGAACAGCCCGCGCTCGCAAGCAAGTACTCCAACGGAATAGACGGTTCATTATCTGGCCAGAGGCGATGACCGGCAGCACTGATGGCCGCACAGAGCGCTGCGGTGAAAGCTCGGAAGGTTTTATGTCCTTTCAAACCAGCCTCACGAGGGCGCCAGGCGAAATCGATCGCGCCAGCGACATCGTTGAATTCTCAACAGTGGTGGTCACGCGCGACAAGCAACTGCGCAACGTCGATCATTCGGTGTTCCAGCAAAAGGCGGCGGTTGAGTTTCAATCTAGATTTCTGCCGAGGTTCGAGGAAAGCATCCGCGCCGGAAGATCGTGGGGCTACGCCACGACATGCAACGCGTTGAGTCGAAAGGCTGGACGCCGGCCGGGACGTTTGCGAGAGAATAGCTTCTCGTGTGTCGCAACTTGACGACGTTCTGATTGGGAAGGTCGGAATTAAGGCCTTTCCATATTTGCAGCATCATTCGGTCGGCACTCCAAAAGAGCGGAATGCCGCTGTGGAGCTATCAGAATCGCGCAACTCACGCTTTCTGAAGCCGTACGCCTGTGCTGAGGAGAAGCGGTCTGAGCTGTGAGGTAACCGACCAAATAAATCTCTCGATAGCAGCTTTCAACGGGCATGAAGCTGCAGTGTCGAAGATGACTATCCTTCGCAGCGACACTCTCGCGATGTGGCGGCCAAAAATTACAGAACTGAACAAAAAGTCAGAAGGACTATGTCTTGAGCCAGGCGGAGAATGACGTCGTCGAGCACATGCTCTCGTCATTGACGACCAGCTTGTTGCAGAATCGTATCGCGCCCTCTGACGAGCAGGTGATGCATCATTTTGGGTTAGCCTGCGAGAGAGCGGGACTGATCGCGACGGAGGAGATAGCAATACGAATATTGAAACGTGTTTCACGCGAGATCAACGAGGCGCAGTCGATGCTCGAGTTCATTGGTCGCGGTGCAGATCAACTACATTGAGGTCGACATACAGAAACTCTGTGTCGCACCAGTGCGGATGCGGCTGTTCGATCATTCAGTCGAACGCGTAAGGATTAAGTGCCGCCTCATCAGCGCTTGCCCGTCGAGATCTGCGACGGTGAGAGCCGAGGGGGAGGGCCGGTCTTCGTGGCGGATGTCAAAATGGCTGAGAACTCGTCATCGGAGAAATTTAGCGAACCCGTGTTAACGTCGGGTGCGCGCCTTCTCGTAGATAAGGCCGAGCGGCGTTAGGCGCGATGGGCTGTACACTTTTTAGCTCAGCTATTTACATGAGCGCTTGAACGCAGGGGGAAGTGAGGCCGCCTCGCCGCAAGCGACAGCAAAGTTGCCGGCCTAAGCGTCCCGCTGCCGGCGTGCCGGCACCCGGCACCAGTCGGCCCAGCTCGAAGTGATTCGTCTGCGGAGCGCTGAGCCTAAGATTGAGAAATTGATTGGGGCCGTCCAGTTTCGTCGCTCCGCGGTCCGTCAGCTTATCGACAGCTGGCTCTCCTATCACCGATACTCGCTGGCAGGCCCGGCTCAACGGGCGCAGATCTGGCAGGGGACACCGGGATAGACTCCAATATCAACCGATCCACCAGCGAGACTTCGCCTGGATTCGCTGCACCGTCTGAAGTTACTCGGTAGCACTCGCAGCAGCGTATTCGCGCCAGCCGTGCGTGACGGCCCCGCTGTGTCACCTCATTGCAGTTAGCGGGTGGAGCGTCATCCATGGTGGGGGATTACCGGTTCCGCCCCGGCGCGTTCGCTTCATTTTGCTAAGGAAGAGACGACATCGATGAATACAGAACAGCTCGGCACTGGTACGCCTTCCGCAACTTCCGATTCGGAAAGCTCCGAACCGGGCTCTCCGGCCGTATCGCGTGGGGAGAGGCCTTGACGGACGTGCAGGCGTCCGCTGCCGAGGCGGCTGCCTCGCAGGACGAGGTGTTGACGGACTGGGCTGCCGAAGACGGGCAGGGGCAACATGAGGATCGGCAACAGGCGGTAAGTCGAACGAGGGCTTGGCGGGGCACGGGCGATCTCAATGAGCCGCTAGATCTGTCGTCTCTGTCCTTGACCGCCTTGTCGGCGTCCATTCTGGTCGGGTTGCGACGCCTGAATGTCGACGACAATCAGCTCAACAGCCTGCCCGAGACCATTCCGGTCAGCATCCAACGGCTCTACGCTAGCAATCGGCTCACCAGCCTACCCGAGCTTCCACCTGGCCTGCGCCGGCTCGATGCCATCACTTGGCAGCACTTCGCCCATGAAGCGGGGGCCGCGGACTATGCACGCTTCCTCGACAGGCTCCGGGGCACCGTGAACTAGGCAGCCAGCCGTCAGGCCGCGTGTGCGCGAGCAATATTTCGGGTTGGCTTCGGGAGCGAACGCGAGCTGCGAAGATCGCATTACTTTGGTCTGGAACGGCATGCAGACCGCACGCCTAAACGCTGATGTCGAGGACGGCTTCTATGACGGGCGACTGGGCGAACTGCTCCAGCACGGCCGCGTCATGTTTCGCTTGGAAGCGCTGGAGGGGATCGCGCGCGAGAGGGGCAACTCGCTTCGTCGTGCCGATCCCGACGCGGACGTCGATGAAATCGAAGTCTACCTTGCCTACCAGACCCAGCTGCGCGAGCCGCTCGAGCTGCGGCACATCGCTCCGGACATGCGGTTCATGAATGTCTCTCACGTGACCAAGGACGATGTGGCCAGCGCTGAGGCATCGGTGCGGAATCAGCAAGCGGTGGAATTTCCGGACTATCTGGCAACGCGCTGGCAACCGTGGGAAAGCGTGACGAGGCGCATCGCGCCCGAAGATTATGCTGCCATGCAGGAGTGGCTCGTCGACGCGATGGGCGAAGAGTCTCAAACCCGTCTGAATCTCCGACTGGCCCAGCAAGGTTTGACAGGCGACGCCGATACCGATGCCGAGCGGGTGCCCAGATCTCGAAACGAGATCGCCCGCGAGATCGAATGCGCGGTCATGCACCAGGTGCTCGGGAAACTCGGCCTTGATCTATGAGCGCTCTCTGATGGAAGGGATCGTCGATCCGCCTGCCGCTCACAAGGTGAAGACAGTCATCGATCCTTTCGAGGACGGGCGTGCCTGCATGAGCCATTCGGCGAATGAGCTGCCGTCAATTGCCGGTCGCGTTGTTCGTGCGGACGATCACGGTAAAGATGCGCAATCCACTGAAGAGTCGTATACCGCAATTCATGCGTTCGCGTCTCGTTGAGAACGCCATTGAAGACTACTCATAGGCCGGACGAACAGATGGCGAGCCTATCGGAATCTCAAGTAGCCCTTGTGCAACGTAGACTGTCGATATCCGTCCCTCGAGATCGATAGGACTTTCGCAGCATCACACTCGAATCCAGGTCGCGAAACATGCTGTAATTCCGTCGGATCCATTGATGCAGCTCGGTGGACCAGTCCTTCTCGTTGCGCAGATATCCAGTGAACGAAAAGCTAACCCGGTCTATATATCTCTTGAGGAACAGCGGAAGTGCGGGAATTCGAAGCACCCGCTCGCCATCCATCGCTTCAGGTAATCCGCCACGCAGCACGAATTCATTGTGGACGGTGACCAGCGACGCCGGTGGAATTCGCCGCCGCAGCATTTCATAACCGCGAAAGGAGATGCGGTCAGCGCCCGCGACGAAGAGGATGATGGGGGCGACATAGCAGCGCGCCGTCTCCTTCATGAAGCCGATCTCTTCGCACATCCTGAAGAATTCGTCGAAGGCGTGAAAGCCGAGATCGATCACCTTGGCTACCCGGTCGTGGATAATAAGAGGGTCCATCAGCTGCATCTTGCCATAAGTGTCGATCACATCCGCGGTCTCCGTGATGTTGGGGAGGTAGTCGAGCAACGACGGCTCTTTCAAGTTGACGTCAAACGACAGTGCTGTGCCGTTTTTCAGCAACAAGAACTCGCTCATGGCCCGAGCGATGAGAGTTTTACCGACCTGCGGGCTAGGAGAGCAAATGATGTAGATGGGGGTTGCTAACATAGCCAGCAGATCAATTTCGTTTCGTACGTGGGCCCGACCTGGGCTCGCCGAATATGCGACTACTTCTCGCCGGCTCGGGTGGCGGACTTGGCGCCGGCCAATTCCGTCAAGTTGATGCGATCAAATTCGCTCCAGACATTTGCCAGCCAGTGCCGGACATAGCCGCGCAGCACGAAGGAGTTGTTCGCGGGTTCATCGTTCCGCCCCTTGTTTGCAACGAAGTCTATGAATGGGACGGATGCGACTTCCACCTGCTCATAAGCCATCTCGTTAAGCTTCGGTATGACCAACTCAGTCGCATGTTTGATGCGGTGAAAATAGGAATTATAGGTCGCTTGATCCCACTGGAAGAATTGAGTGTCGTTGATGAAGTTCTTGACTAGGTAGTACTTTGCGCCGCTCATGAAGGTCGCGGTCTCCGCGATCTCGTCTAGCGAAGCGATGGATGATCCCAGGATATGGAACACGGCGAATGTTATCTGGCCAGACCGCGCCGTGTCCAGAAATCCGATGTCGCGCAAGGAAGCCAGGGCAGAGGACAGTAAGCCTGCGCGAGCATCAATGACAGTGACGGACAGCCCTGAGTTCAGGGTATCGAAGATCTTCATCTGGTCCGCTGTCGTCGTCATGTCAACGATCTCGGTGATCTCGGGATAAAAGCGCTTCAGCGTTCCCCGCGGCGACTCCGTGTCGAATGCGCGTGTTTGCACGTTGTTGACGCTGAAGTAGTCCAGTAGCGTTCGTGATACGGTCGTTTTGCCGACTCCTCCCTTGTCCGCACCTACCACAATTACAACTGGCTTCACCATGGAAATCTCCTGAGACACTCGCTATTGCCGCGCGCAAACTGCGCAACCGGCGCGTCACTGCTTTGGGTGCGAACATGGCAGAAAGAAGGGGCAATGAACCTTCGATGCGAGAGCTGTGCAACCGATGAACGTTTTCAACATCAAGCGAATGAGCACGCAACGACGATGCAGGCCGAGGTGGGGAGTAAATCACTTGTGCTGGTGATCTACGTGAGGTTTGTAGGCGGCTGGAATGCGCGCCGCCAAGAACCAACGGTCTGCCTGTGGTGATCGTTACGATTGCCATATCTATTGCGCCGCTATCTAGATTGGCATGAAGCGACCGATTCTTACGTAGCGTCAGATTGCGAGCTCGGCGAAGCACAATCGAGCCGGTGCTAAGCGGTCCGACTATGGCTTGGCAAATCATCAAACGTCTGCTGGATCAGATCGTTGTCTGTTCGGCGGACAAGTACTGAGAGATGTGCCTGAACGACCGATCTCTCGCTCTGCTGAAGAATATTGAGATATGCGAGCGTTGAAACGGGTTGCTGACGCAAATGGCAAGCATGCATCTGTTCAAGCTGAGGCGAGATTATCGTGTCATGGAGAACGAGATCGAAGGGTGAGCGGGACGAAGCCCGACGGAGCAACATCGGTGGCGAAGCGACAGCGAGGACGCTCCGTCAAAAGAAGCCGGCGTCGAGCGAATGCGACCGGCGATCTTTCTCTTGGGCACAGATTTCGCCGATGACGCTACGTGGTGCGGGTCGAGAAGAATCTGCAGGGAATGAACGATGGCCTGGCGCGCGTGCGCTCTCGCTGGGCCGCTTCCTTGAGTGCGGCGGACGGTGTACATTACCGTTTTAAACCGTCCACTCTGACCACCCTTTCGTTTACTAGGCAAGCCCGCCCTGAAATGGGATGCGAGGTGCGCGTCCAGTTCTCGTTTCTTCTGGTCGGTCGCGCTTTAGATAGTTGGTCGGCATAGTCGGCCTCGGCGTAAAGCTACGCCATGCTTGCCTTCATATGGGGCAACCACCGAATCGTTGCCAGACGCTCCCCTAGAGTTTGCGCTTGAGGGGCATCGATCCCGCTGGCGCCACGGTACATAACGCCACCCCGTAACGCGGCCCGAGCACAACTGAACGCGACTAAGGCGGATACCTACTGCAACAATGGAGGGAAGCGTGGAAAACAGGAAGCGTCGACCTCATAGCTGCCGCCGAAGGCCGCCGAAAGTAGCGATCCTCTGGCGCTGCGAAGAGCTCCGATCCGGGCATCGCTGGTTAGGCTGGAAATGAAAAGAATTAGGGGCAAGCCATTTGGTAAGCGGTTATCTCTACGTCTGAGCTATTGCCCATTGGCACGACGACAGCGCCTCAACTTAGTGTTCGCTGGGGCCGTTTTCTATCTTGCATTTGGTTACCCTGAAGAGTTCAACCCGGACTGCTTGTTTGGCAACGCGTTTGAACAAAAACGGCGCTCAGGCCGCATGGTAACTGTCGGCGAGCGAATATCTCCCCGAGCTAAAGGCGGGTGGCTGGACGCACTCTGCGCGCAACAGCCAGGCGCTTGTTAAGCGCCTGGGCTGCTAGAAAGTCAATTCGGTGGCGCCGTCGGGGCGGCGTCTGGCTGCTGGGCGCCTGGCGGGGGTGTGGTCGCCGACGGCATGGTGGTCGGCTGCGCTGCGTCCTTTGGGGAGCGGCCGACGATAATTGTGAGCAGACCCTCGCCCCACAGCCGCTGCGCTGCTCTCTTGGCGTCCTCCAACGTCACAGCATCGATCACGGCGTCGTGCTTTTCGAAATAGTCCATGGGCAGCTTGTCAAGCTGATGCTGCAACAGCGTTCGCGCAAGCTTTGATGATGTGTTGAGAGCCAGCATTTGCGAGCCCTTCAGGTAGGACTTTGCATCATTGAGTTCCTGCTGAGTCGGTCCTTCCTCGGCGATGTGGCGGACCTGCTTCTCGATTTCTTCGACCGTTTGGTGGGCACGATCGGCGCAGGTGCCGCTATTGCCGAGAAACACGGCTGAATGATCCAACCAGACCAGGTTCTCACGAACCGAATAGGCCAGTCCGCGCTTCTCGCGGACTTCGCGGAACAGGCGCGACGTCAGGCCGGCGCCGCCGAGGATGTGGTTGACGACATAGGCGGCCATGAAATCGGGCTCGCTGCGACGGACGGCTGGACCGCCAAAAGTCACAACTGTCTGCGGCACGTCGAGCGGAATAAAGACTCGCTGCGGCGGCTTTGCTGCGACGACTTCGGGAACCGGCGTCGCTTCCGCCTTGGTCGGCAGGTTGCCAAAGGTCTTGTCGAGCAGTTTGCAGAGGACCCCTGGATCGACGTCGCCGACCACCGCGATTGTGAGCGTGTCTTTTGCGATCACGCGTCGGACATAGCCCTTGAGATCCGCGACCTCGATTTTCGGCACGCTTTCCAGCGAGCCGCCGGCTGGGCGAGCATAAGCATGATCGCTAAAGGCGACTTCGAGGAACTTGTGATGGGCCAGAGACGAAGGGTCGGTCGAGTCGTGCCGAAGGCGCGCAAGCACAGTGGCACGGATCCGTTCGACATCGGCCGCATCGAAACGGGGCGAGGTTAGCGCCATCCGTAAAAGGTCGAAGGCTTCGTCTGCGCTGTCCTCGAGCGTGCGCAAGGAACCGCGGAAGTGATCATGGGTCGACTGAAAATGCAGATCAATGGCACGATGGTCGAGCCGCTCATGAAAGGTCTTGAAGTCAAGCCCGGCGGAACCTTCCTTGAGCAGGCCAGCAACCATGTGGCTTACGCCAGGTTTTTGAGCGGGGTCCTGAGTCGCGCCGCCGGTGAAGGCAAATTCCATCGCGATCAACGGGACAGTGGAATCCTGTACGAACCAGGCTTCTATACCGCAAGACGAAACCAGGCGCTTGATCCTGGTCCGGGCAAGCGTCCTCGTGGCGCCGAGCGAATTTGGCGAAGCGAGCATCGCGATTGAGAGCGAGGCTCCCCCGAGGAGGATCTCACGTCGTGTGCAGGGATGGATCATTAGAGCTTCTCCCCGTGTTTTGGGGTGGAATCTTTGATCAGATAGCCGGTCACAGACCGTTTCTTGTCGAGCCATTTCCGCACGACCTCGTGCACCTGCTGTGCACCGACCGCGCGGATACCGTCCGGCCAGCCCCGAATATCGTCGATGCATAATCCCGTTGTCAGGCCGCGGCCATACCAGCGCGCGAGCATTTCCTGATTGTCCTGGGCGTAGGTTACCCGCGCGATCAGCCGCGTCTTGACCCTCTCGAGATCTTCGGTGCTCGCGGGATTACCCGCAATGTCCGCTATTACCTCGTCGATGGAGCGCTCGATCTGGCTGAGTTTGACGCCGGGTTTTGGTACGGCAGAAATCGCGAATAGCGAGGGATCGAGCGCGGCAGAGTGGTAGGTCGCTCCGGCAGTGACCGCGAGCTGCTTTTCGACCACCAGCGAGCGATAGAGATATGAGTTGACGCCGCCGCCCATCAACTGCTCGAGCACGTCAAGCACTGGACCCTCGCCGGCGGCCGCGGTGCGAGCCGATGGTACAAGATAATAGCGGTGCAGGGCGGGCTGCTCGACGCGGGCATCGGCCAACGTCACTGTGCGCGGCGCGGCCGGCGTCGGCTCCTGCGGCCGCAGGCGTTCCACGGGAATCGATGCTTGCGCGGGGATGCCGCCAAATGTGTCCGTCACCATCGAGCGGATTTCCTTGGGGGCGACGTCGCCGGCGACAATCAGGATCGCGTTGTTCGGTGCATAGAAGCGCTTGTAGAAGGTAAGCGCGTCCTCTCGGGTAAGCTTTTCGATTTCCTGGCGCCACCCGATAATGGGGCGACCGTAGGGGTGGTTGAGGTAAAGCGCCGCCATCATCTGCTCGGCGAGACGTTCACCTGGATTGTTGGCGACGCTCATATTGAATTCCTCCAGCACGACGTCGCGCTCGCAAAGCACGTCCTCATCTTTGAGAATGAGACCGGTCATGCGGTCGGCTTCAAATTCCATCATCTTGCCGAGGTGCTCGCGCCGCACGTGCTGGAAGTAGCTGGTGTAGTCGAGCCCGGTGAAGGCGTTCTGATTTCCGCCGGCGCGCAGGACGGCCTTGGAGAATTCATTCGCCGGATGTTTCGAGGTGCCCTTGAACATCAGGTGTTCGAGGAAATGCGCAAGCCCCGATTTGCCAGGCGGCTCGTCGGCGGAACCGACCTTATACCAGATCATCTGAGTCACAACGGGTGTGCGATGATCCGGGATCACGACCACCTGGAGGCCGTTCTGAAGCGTGAAGCTAGCTGGTCGATCCGATCTGACCGTGTCGGCAAAGACGCTCTCCCCTTCAGGAAGATATAAGTCAGTGCTATCATCCATTCTGTGCTCGACCGCCAGCGCGGTGAGCGTCGTCGAGCCAGAGGCATTAGCGGCAGTACCTCCTGCCTTGGCGGTGACCGAAATCCCATTCTTCATGGCATCTTCCATACTGATCCACGTTCATGGTGGACAAATCCGACAAAGCGGGGAGCCGCGCGTCGTTTGCCAAACACCAGAGCAAAGACCGGACCAATTGCCGGAGGGGCGTACTCACGGCCGCGCGCACGCCAACTGGACACAAAATAGAACTGGCGCGTACCATCCTGGCAAAAGGTGAACCGTCGACGTGTCGTGAACACGACATTTACGCACGACGCGTCAGGATGACTTGGCGTCAACTGGCAGAATGGAAAACTTGCAGAAGGGGTGGATTGAGCGGCGGTATGACGTCGGTGCAACTTTCCGCAGGCTCGCGGTTACACATCTCGCTCTACACGATGAATGGCTTGGCAATATTTCTCATGGTCGCGAGGCGGGAGTCGGCGAGCAGCTCCTTGGAGTACACTGCGCCGAAGTAGTCGAGGACGAAGGTGCCAGAATAGCGTAGATTATCGGCCGCGCGGATTAGGTTATCGAGAATTGTGCCGACTTGGCTAATGCGGTCGCGATAGCGCGCGCGGATAACGTTAACGGCGTTCATCGAGTGGACCGCCTCGTCTGCAATTACCTCCCTCAGCCAATGATGGAACATGCTGTTCCCAAGTGTGTCGTAAAACGGCTTTTCTGCTGCATAGGCGCGACAAGTGCACATCTCATCAAATGCGATCATAACCATTAGGGAAAATTCGTCCTTCAGGTGTTCAACGATCGGACCAAAATCATGAGATCGAGCCTCCAATCTCTCCCGAAGATTCTTTTTGGATCCATTAGCGACAAGTTCAATGATCCGGATGAATCCGTCGGTGTGGCGCTCTTCGTCAATCGCCCAGGCGTTGAAGAATGCGGCAGCTTCATCGGAAGCGATAAGATTTCTCGCCACTAATTCTTGTTTCAAGTACCGGGCGTCATATTCGGTGTACAGATCAGGCCACAATTTGTCCCAACGTGCGCGGACAGCCGACGGCTCGGCGGCGAACATCGCTGGCGTAAGAGTATTGAATAATTCTTTTGGACTCCAGTTCCGTCGAAACGGCGTGATCATCCGAGTGCCCCTAAACGCGTAGGATGCGAGCGCGCCGGCGCACAATTGTTGTCATCCGTACGCTCGTGTCATCCGTACGCTCGCAGAGCATATGCTACAAACAAGAGGCCGTCGTCTCCTTGTTTTGGTAGGCTGATGGCCAGAGGTCTTTCGGCTGGCTGCAGTGTCCCCTTGAATGGCGCAGTAGCCTTTTGTGATCCACACGGCCGCAAAACCAGGGACACTTGTCATTGCTAGTTGCGGGTCTAAAACGGCCTCACTTGACCTCGCGAGGGGCGCTCTGGCGGGCCGCCATGCTGACAGGCACGATAGTTTCAGCAGATCCACGACGCCGCATATTGAGGGGTAGGACTGCGGCACGTTTTGAAGCACAATTAGCGGCACACGTGGCATCCGATGGGAGTCCCCGGCATCAATCGGGTGTGGACCAATGGTGGTAGTCTGCGTCCCAGTGGATCCCGAACGTTAGCCTCGTTCCCATAGCCCTTTAATTTTCGGCAGTTGCGGCGATACGACTTCCTTGAAAGGGAGTGCACGGATGAAACACCTCATCATGAGTATCGATGAGTATCTCTCTGGCCTTCTTCGATTCCGCTAAATTCTCGGTGAAATCCCTGTGCACTCCCGCCGCGCAAGCGCACCGCTAAATCAAGTAAACGGAGCGACGGAAGAGAATCAGAAGCTTATGCGATAAGCTTACGCGACCTGGTAGATTGCCTAGGGTTGCGCGATTGAGAGGATCCGTCGCTAAGCAGCATTTCGGTTGTCGACCGGCGAGGTAAACAACTGCTCAATCTCGCTAGCTTCGATGAGACGGAGGAAGTCACAGTTGCGTGCCGTTTGCTGTTTATGGAGGCAAAAGGATGGCGACAAAGCACCGGCTCTCTGTCATTCAAATCACCAATAAACGGATTGCTCAAATTAGTTAGTGAGGATTCCAACGACAGGCCAGTTCACAGTCATCCTGATTGAGATTGCAAGCCGAAACGTGCCTCGCTCGCGCTAGCTATTGCTAACTCCGCTATCCAACCAATAAACTGAGCCAACGGGGTGCAGAAGCGCCCGGATGGAGCACTGCCGAGCCGGGTTTTATGTGGATGTGCTCCTTGTGGAAGACATTCATTATCGGCCTCTGTCATGCCGGCAAGGTTCTGCCAACCATTCACGGCTTCCACTCCGACCGCTAACGGATCGAAAACGGTTTTCGAGCAAGTTCTTGCCCGGGATAGCAGGGGAGGAGATCCACACATGACCGGACCGGCCGTTATGGAAAACGTGCGCCGCTATCGCGCGATAGCTTCGTTGTGCCGTCAGTCCGCCGCATTTCGGCCAATCCAACGGGACTCATTGCTAGCGCAAGCTGCAGAGTGGGAGGAACGCGCGATCGCGGAGATCGAGAGATACTTCAGTTGTTCTGCTGCACGTCCTGCTTGATTGCGCTCGACGATGAAAAGA is from Bradyrhizobium sp. ISRA430 and encodes:
- a CDS encoding NEL-type E3 ubiquitin ligase domain-containing protein — translated: MREQYFGLASGANASCEDRITLVWNGMQTARLNADVEDGFYDGRLGELLQHGRVMFRLEALEGIARERGNSLRRADPDADVDEIEVYLAYQTQLREPLELRHIAPDMRFMNVSHVTKDDVASAEASVRNQQAVEFPDYLATRWQPWESVTRRIAPEDYAAMQEWLVDAMGEESQTRLNLRLAQQGLTGDADTDAERVPRSRNEIAREIECAVMHQVLGKLGLDL
- a CDS encoding pitrilysin family protein, producing the protein MLASPNSLGATRTLARTRIKRLVSSCGIEAWFVQDSTVPLIAMEFAFTGGATQDPAQKPGVSHMVAGLLKEGSAGLDFKTFHERLDHRAIDLHFQSTHDHFRGSLRTLEDSADEAFDLLRMALTSPRFDAADVERIRATVLARLRHDSTDPSSLAHHKFLEVAFSDHAYARPAGGSLESVPKIEVADLKGYVRRVIAKDTLTIAVVGDVDPGVLCKLLDKTFGNLPTKAEATPVPEVVAAKPPQRVFIPLDVPQTVVTFGGPAVRRSEPDFMAAYVVNHILGGAGLTSRLFREVREKRGLAYSVRENLVWLDHSAVFLGNSGTCADRAHQTVEEIEKQVRHIAEEGPTQQELNDAKSYLKGSQMLALNTSSKLARTLLQHQLDKLPMDYFEKHDAVIDAVTLEDAKRAAQRLWGEGLLTIIVGRSPKDAAQPTTMPSATTPPPGAQQPDAAPTAPPN
- a CDS encoding pitrilysin family protein, coding for MDDSTDLYLPEGESVFADTVRSDRPASFTLQNGLQVVVIPDHRTPVVTQMIWYKVGSADEPPGKSGLAHFLEHLMFKGTSKHPANEFSKAVLRAGGNQNAFTGLDYTSYFQHVRREHLGKMMEFEADRMTGLILKDEDVLCERDVVLEEFNMSVANNPGERLAEQMMAALYLNHPYGRPIIGWRQEIEKLTREDALTFYKRFYAPNNAILIVAGDVAPKEIRSMVTDTFGGIPAQASIPVERLRPQEPTPAAPRTVTLADARVEQPALHRYYLVPSARTAAAGEGPVLDVLEQLMGGGVNSYLYRSLVVEKQLAVTAGATYHSAALDPSLFAISAVPKPGVKLSQIERSIDEVIADIAGNPASTEDLERVKTRLIARVTYAQDNQEMLARWYGRGLTTGLCIDDIRGWPDGIRAVGAQQVHEVVRKWLDKKRSVTGYLIKDSTPKHGEKL